The following are from one region of the Ruficoccus sp. ZRK36 genome:
- the glyA gene encoding serine hydroxymethyltransferase produces the protein MSENKSSTLNAASLADYDPEIYNAISQECHRQQTHIELIASENFTLPAVMEAAGSVLTNKYAEGYPGKRYYGGCDYVDVVETLAIERAKALFGADHANVQPHAGSQANIAVYTAMLNHGDKILTMRLSDGGHLTHGSPVNFSGKNYEVVHYGVSPENGQIDYEELAEMAAKEKPKMITVGASAYPRSIDFEKMGEIARSVGALLMADIAHIAGLVAAGEHPNPVPHADFVTTTTHKTLRGPRGGLIMCKAEHAKAIDMAVFPMNQGGPLMHIIAAKAVCFKDAATPEFKKYQHQIVLNAAALAKGLMDKGFDLCSNGTDNHLMVLDFRKSHPELSGLKAQRALDLANITTSRSSVPGDTRKPYYTSGLRLGSPAVTTRGMGEAEMAVIAEAIAMVLNAPEDEAQITAARDKVLALAERFPLPYKG, from the coding sequence ATGAGCGAAAACAAGTCCTCGACCCTCAATGCCGCTTCGCTGGCCGACTACGATCCTGAGATCTACAACGCCATCAGCCAGGAGTGCCACCGTCAGCAGACCCATATCGAGTTGATCGCCTCGGAGAATTTCACTCTCCCGGCCGTCATGGAAGCCGCTGGCAGCGTGCTGACCAACAAGTATGCCGAGGGCTACCCGGGCAAGCGCTACTACGGCGGCTGCGACTACGTGGACGTAGTCGAAACGCTCGCCATCGAGCGGGCCAAGGCCCTCTTTGGCGCGGACCACGCCAATGTCCAGCCCCATGCTGGCAGCCAGGCTAACATCGCCGTCTACACCGCCATGCTCAACCATGGCGACAAGATCCTGACCATGCGCCTGTCCGACGGCGGCCACCTCACCCACGGCAGCCCCGTTAACTTCTCGGGTAAGAACTACGAGGTCGTCCACTACGGCGTCAGCCCGGAAAACGGCCAGATCGACTACGAAGAGCTGGCCGAGATGGCCGCCAAGGAAAAGCCGAAGATGATCACCGTCGGTGCCTCGGCCTACCCGCGCTCGATTGATTTTGAGAAAATGGGCGAAATCGCCCGCTCCGTGGGCGCACTGCTCATGGCCGACATCGCCCACATCGCGGGCCTCGTCGCAGCCGGTGAGCACCCGAACCCCGTCCCGCACGCCGACTTTGTCACCACGACCACGCACAAGACCCTGCGCGGCCCCCGTGGCGGCCTCATCATGTGCAAGGCCGAACACGCCAAGGCCATCGACATGGCCGTGTTCCCGATGAACCAGGGCGGCCCGCTCATGCACATCATCGCCGCCAAGGCCGTGTGCTTCAAGGACGCCGCCACCCCGGAGTTCAAGAAGTACCAGCACCAGATCGTCCTCAACGCCGCTGCACTTGCGAAGGGCCTGATGGACAAGGGCTTCGACCTTTGCAGTAACGGCACCGACAACCATCTGATGGTGCTGGACTTCCGCAAGAGCCACCCCGAGCTATCCGGCCTCAAGGCCCAGCGTGCCCTCGACCTGGCCAACATCACCACCTCCCGCAGCTCCGTGCCCGGTGACACCCGCAAGCCCTACTACACCTCGGGTCTGCGCCTGGGCTCCCCCGCCGTCACCACTCGTGGCATGGGCGAGGCCGAGATGGCCGTCATCGCCGAGGCTATCGCCATGGTGCTGAATGCCCCGGAGGACGAGGCCCAGATCACCGCTGCCCGCGACAAGGTGCTCGCCCTGGCTGAACGCTTTCCCCTGCCCTACAAGGGCTAG
- the purD gene encoding phosphoribosylamine--glycine ligase — protein MKVMIIGSGGREHTLLKSCLASPLVDEVFAAPGNGGMQAEARCLPLDVEDIPATVKMAQDEKVDFVIVGPEVPLSLGAVDALAEVGIPAYGPNKAAARLEASKTFTKDFLLRHNIPTAMGKRCTDLNEALDYLKGQSYPIVIKADGLAAGKGVIIAANFEDAERTAHDMLIRNTFGESGHEILIEEFMDGEEASIMLMVSGQDYVMLPPSQDHKRIGEGDTGLNTGGMGAYAPAAVVTPEINEKVVKEIIEPTLAGLVADGITFRGTLYIGIMIVKGQPKVVEFNVRFGDPETQVLLPLLQDDPVKIMLDCAKGTLKPAEVKISDGYAMVVVMAAAGYPSGYEKGKPISFPSEVEPGTAIIHAGTKQLDDGTIVTSGGRVLGITGTGKTLKEAAERTYALCDQVSFEGAQLRRDIGYRQLARE, from the coding sequence ATGAAAGTGATGATCATCGGTTCCGGCGGGCGTGAACACACCCTGCTCAAGTCCTGTCTCGCCAGCCCGCTGGTGGACGAGGTTTTCGCCGCCCCCGGTAACGGCGGCATGCAGGCCGAGGCCCGCTGCCTGCCCCTCGATGTGGAGGATATCCCCGCCACCGTCAAGATGGCGCAGGACGAAAAGGTGGACTTCGTCATCGTCGGCCCGGAGGTCCCGCTGAGCCTGGGTGCGGTTGACGCGCTGGCCGAGGTCGGCATCCCCGCCTATGGCCCGAACAAGGCCGCTGCCCGCCTGGAGGCTAGCAAGACCTTCACCAAGGACTTTCTGCTGCGCCACAATATCCCCACCGCCATGGGTAAGCGCTGCACCGACCTGAACGAAGCCCTCGACTACCTCAAGGGCCAGTCCTACCCCATCGTGATCAAGGCCGACGGCCTGGCGGCAGGTAAGGGCGTGATCATCGCCGCGAATTTCGAAGACGCCGAGCGCACCGCACACGACATGCTCATCCGCAACACCTTCGGCGAGAGCGGCCACGAGATCCTGATCGAGGAGTTTATGGACGGCGAAGAGGCCTCCATCATGCTGATGGTCAGCGGGCAGGACTATGTCATGCTGCCCCCCAGCCAGGACCACAAGCGCATCGGCGAGGGGGACACCGGCCTCAACACCGGCGGGATGGGTGCCTACGCCCCGGCCGCCGTCGTCACCCCCGAGATCAACGAAAAAGTGGTCAAGGAGATCATCGAGCCGACACTGGCCGGACTTGTCGCCGACGGCATCACCTTCCGGGGCACCCTTTACATCGGGATCATGATCGTCAAGGGCCAGCCCAAGGTGGTCGAGTTCAACGTGCGCTTCGGAGACCCCGAGACGCAGGTGCTCCTGCCCCTGCTTCAGGATGACCCGGTCAAGATCATGCTCGACTGCGCCAAGGGCACCCTGAAGCCTGCTGAGGTCAAGATCAGCGACGGCTACGCCATGGTCGTCGTCATGGCGGCTGCGGGCTATCCCAGCGGCTATGAAAAGGGCAAGCCGATCAGCTTCCCGTCTGAGGTGGAGCCCGGCACGGCGATCATCCACGCCGGCACCAAGCAGCTTGACGACGGCACCATCGTGACCAGTGGCGGGCGCGTGCTCGGGATCACCGGCACCGGCAAGACCCTCAAGGAGGCCGCTGAGCGCACCTACGCCCTGTGCGATCAGGTCAGCTTTGAGGGGGCGCAACTGCGCCGCGACATCGGCTACCGTCAGCTCGCCCGCGAGTAA
- the rpiB gene encoding ribose 5-phosphate isomerase B, with protein sequence MKISLGSDHGGVDLKNAVLQVLKDMGHEAIDRGAYDHQRVDYPDYGKAVAEDVAGGRADFGVLVCTTGIGISISANKVRGIRAAVVSNEDGAEFSRRHNNANIICFGQKYQTAYEAAKFTRIFLETPYDGGRHQVRLDKISAIEQENGR encoded by the coding sequence ATGAAAATCTCTCTCGGTTCAGACCATGGCGGCGTTGACTTGAAAAACGCCGTCCTGCAAGTGCTTAAGGACATGGGCCACGAGGCCATTGACCGTGGCGCCTACGACCACCAGCGCGTGGACTATCCCGACTACGGTAAGGCCGTGGCCGAGGATGTCGCGGGCGGACGGGCCGACTTTGGCGTGCTTGTGTGCACGACCGGCATCGGTATCTCCATCAGTGCCAACAAGGTACGCGGCATCCGCGCCGCCGTCGTCTCGAATGAGGACGGGGCCGAATTCTCCCGCCGCCACAACAACGCCAACATCATCTGCTTCGGGCAGAAGTACCAGACCGCCTACGAGGCCGCCAAGTTTACCCGGATCTTCCTGGAAACGCCGTATGACGGTGGCCGCCACCAGGTCCGCCTGGATAAAATCTCCGCCATCGAGCAGGAAAACGGCCGCTAA
- a CDS encoding type 1 glutamine amidotransferase encodes MKVQVLQHVPFEWIGSMEPWLRERGAEITTARLYEAVELPDPASLDLVIAMGGPMSVNDEAEHPWLVPEKAFLREVIKRGVPTIGVCLGGQLIANAHGAAVTKNPHTEIGWFPVEAMPAPKGTFTFPFKKAVYHWHGETFGLPEGASLLASSKGCRNQAFQMGTNVIGMQFHLETTPETAALLIENCGNEIVPGPYVQSAEEMLAATPEQYASINALSGKILDYVLGNTGGEKKRPEDVLYF; translated from the coding sequence ATGAAAGTACAGGTATTGCAGCACGTGCCGTTCGAGTGGATCGGCAGTATGGAGCCCTGGCTGCGTGAGCGCGGGGCCGAAATCACGACTGCGCGGCTCTACGAGGCCGTGGAGCTGCCGGACCCGGCTTCACTGGATCTGGTCATCGCCATGGGTGGGCCGATGAGCGTCAACGACGAGGCCGAGCACCCCTGGCTGGTGCCGGAAAAGGCGTTCCTGCGCGAAGTGATTAAGCGCGGGGTGCCGACGATCGGGGTATGCCTGGGGGGACAGCTCATCGCCAACGCGCACGGGGCAGCCGTCACCAAGAACCCGCACACAGAAATCGGTTGGTTTCCGGTTGAGGCTATGCCCGCCCCGAAGGGCACCTTTACCTTTCCCTTTAAGAAGGCAGTCTACCACTGGCACGGTGAGACCTTCGGGCTGCCGGAGGGAGCGAGCCTGCTGGCCTCGTCGAAGGGCTGCCGCAACCAGGCCTTTCAGATGGGCACAAACGTGATCGGGATGCAGTTCCACCTGGAGACGACACCCGAGACCGCCGCCCTGTTGATCGAAAACTGCGGTAACGAGATCGTGCCCGGCCCCTATGTGCAGAGCGCCGAGGAAATGCTCGCCGCAACGCCCGAGCAGTACGCCTCTATCAACGCGCTCTCAGGCAAGATCCTCGACTACGTGCTCGGTAATACCGGGGGCGAGAAAAAGCGCCCCGAGGACGTGCTGTATTTCTAG
- a CDS encoding prepilin-type N-terminal cleavage/methylation domain-containing protein, which translates to MTYKNHTLTRKGFTLIELLTVIAIIGILAAIIIPTVGSVQTRAARTKSQSNLRQIATAYNNYANSGSRTKTISQTAEGEDADYATASTVKEWAELLAYHADLTDASLWFIDSDEYLSNYNGTLPRAIGIKRNGTFTETTEWGSLPEYTMGYAVVVNMSSNAPASTTPLLWTKGLDTTTGTWDSDSPWQGNGGHIAFMDAHVEWFPNLTDDDYKLTPGSAAEGTASTSSITEAVATTNSTEILKPPSPGA; encoded by the coding sequence ATGACCTACAAAAATCATACCCTGACCCGTAAGGGCTTTACACTCATCGAGTTGCTTACCGTTATCGCGATTATCGGTATCCTCGCCGCCATTATTATCCCGACTGTGGGCTCGGTGCAGACCCGTGCCGCCCGCACGAAGTCACAGAGCAATCTGCGCCAGATCGCCACGGCCTACAATAACTACGCCAACTCTGGCTCACGTACCAAGACCATCAGCCAAACCGCTGAAGGCGAAGATGCTGACTACGCCACAGCCAGCACGGTCAAGGAATGGGCCGAGCTGCTCGCCTACCATGCCGACCTTACGGACGCCTCCCTGTGGTTCATCGATTCGGACGAATACCTCTCCAACTACAACGGCACCCTTCCCCGTGCCATCGGTATCAAGCGCAACGGAACCTTTACCGAAACCACCGAGTGGGGCTCCCTGCCGGAGTACACCATGGGCTATGCCGTGGTCGTAAACATGAGCTCTAACGCTCCTGCCTCCACCACTCCGCTCCTCTGGACAAAGGGCTTGGACACCACAACAGGTACCTGGGACTCCGATTCACCCTGGCAGGGTAACGGTGGCCACATCGCCTTCATGGACGCCCACGTTGAATGGTTCCCGAACCTCACCGATGACGACTACAAGCTGACCCCCGGCAGTGCCGCTGAAGGTACCGCCTCCACCAGCAGCATCACTGAGGCAGTCGCAACCACTAACTCGACGGAAATCCTCAAGCCGCCTTCACCGGGTGCCTAA
- a CDS encoding putative manganese-dependent inorganic diphosphatase produces the protein MSATTYIIGHKNPDADAICSAIAYAAFKEAVGETGYVAARCGNSNARIDAILNKFNTPLPTYVGDVIPRVEDIMRREIRKTHVESTCAEALDLIDRYDIRALPVVDDHEHVMGVVSVFDLGEFFIPKPAEPRKMRHVHTSITNIIEALEADVINQVDPDRVEDLFVRIAAMDLRSFGKFTKTEDINPEQSIIIVGDRYDIQQRSIQSGVRLLVITGGLDVDEDVIEMAKEKGIGLIVSRFDSATTSWIIRTATELGPLVDKNVVTFDREEKLSVVRRRIAQSNAPLYCVVDDNGRLEGIFSKTDLLKPVSTRLVLVDHNELGQAVNGAGEVNIVEIVDHHRLGNPPTAQPILFRNEIIGSTCSIVAELFRGRGIDPSPEIAGVLMGGIISDTLNLQSPTTTERDANLLPWLAEIAGFSTEDLANLIFTAGSIVVSESPGKVVTSDCKQYEQGEIRYSVSQVEELGFNNFWNKSSEIQKALGEYQQQEGLTFSCLLVTDINTQNSLLLVEGDEACIEQISFSPVGSSHHIFELPGIVSRKKQVIPYFSNLLSGMGVSAGA, from the coding sequence ATGTCAGCGACCACTTATATCATCGGCCACAAAAACCCCGACGCGGATGCGATCTGCTCAGCCATCGCCTACGCAGCCTTTAAGGAAGCGGTCGGAGAAACCGGATACGTGGCTGCGCGCTGCGGGAACAGTAATGCCCGCATCGACGCGATCCTGAATAAATTCAACACCCCCCTGCCCACCTACGTGGGCGATGTCATCCCGCGCGTGGAGGACATCATGCGGCGCGAGATCCGCAAGACTCATGTCGAGTCCACCTGTGCCGAGGCGCTCGACCTGATCGACCGCTACGACATCCGCGCCCTGCCCGTCGTCGATGATCACGAGCATGTCATGGGCGTGGTCTCGGTCTTTGACCTGGGCGAGTTCTTTATCCCCAAGCCCGCTGAGCCGCGCAAGATGCGCCACGTTCACACCAGCATCACGAACATCATCGAAGCGCTCGAAGCCGACGTCATCAACCAGGTGGACCCGGACCGCGTGGAGGATCTCTTCGTGCGTATCGCGGCCATGGACCTGCGCTCCTTTGGCAAGTTCACCAAGACCGAGGACATCAACCCCGAGCAGAGCATCATCATCGTCGGGGACCGCTACGACATCCAGCAGCGCTCCATCCAGAGCGGGGTACGGCTGCTTGTCATCACAGGCGGGCTGGACGTAGATGAGGACGTCATCGAGATGGCCAAGGAGAAAGGCATCGGCCTGATCGTCAGCCGCTTTGACTCGGCCACCACCTCGTGGATCATCCGCACCGCCACCGAGCTCGGCCCGCTGGTGGACAAGAACGTCGTCACCTTTGACCGCGAGGAAAAGCTCAGCGTGGTGCGCCGCCGTATCGCCCAGAGTAACGCCCCGCTCTACTGCGTGGTGGACGACAACGGCCGCCTGGAGGGTATCTTTTCCAAGACCGACCTGCTCAAGCCCGTCAGCACGCGCCTCGTGCTCGTGGACCACAACGAGCTGGGTCAGGCCGTCAACGGTGCAGGCGAGGTCAACATCGTCGAGATCGTGGACCACCACCGCCTCGGTAATCCCCCGACCGCGCAGCCCATCCTTTTCCGCAACGAGATCATCGGCTCGACCTGCAGCATCGTTGCCGAGCTGTTCCGCGGGCGCGGGATCGACCCCTCACCGGAAATAGCCGGTGTGCTCATGGGCGGGATTATTTCCGACACGCTCAACCTCCAGAGCCCGACCACGACCGAGCGCGACGCCAACCTGCTGCCCTGGCTGGCCGAGATCGCGGGCTTCTCCACCGAGGACCTCGCCAACCTGATCTTTACCGCCGGCTCGATCGTAGTCAGCGAATCACCGGGAAAGGTCGTCACCTCCGACTGCAAGCAGTACGAGCAGGGCGAGATCCGCTACTCGGTCTCGCAGGTCGAGGAGCTGGGCTTTAATAACTTCTGGAATAAGTCGTCCGAAATCCAGAAGGCGCTGGGCGAATACCAACAGCAGGAGGGGCTCACCTTCTCATGCCTGCTGGTGACAGACATCAACACCCAGAACTCGCTCCTGCTGGTCGAGGGTGACGAGGCCTGCATCGAGCAGATTTCCTTCTCTCCGGTGGGCAGCTCACATCACATCTTTGAGCTGCCGGGCATCGTCAGCCGCAAGAAGCAGGTCATCCCCTACTTCTCGAACCTGCTCAGCGGCATGGGCGTCTCCGCCGGAGCCTAG
- a CDS encoding NADAR family protein: MIEQDIYSNLSVIPIGIDGHQWHSAEQYYQAEKFTDAAIIDKIKACENPYLCAALGQTRNYPLRADWEQVKVATMERAIRARFKQHPEMAERLKSSTGRLYDHMAADDFWGIGADGRGENTTGSILMRIRDELNQG, encoded by the coding sequence ATGATTGAGCAGGATATCTATTCGAACCTGTCAGTGATCCCGATTGGAATCGACGGGCATCAATGGCACTCGGCCGAGCAATACTATCAGGCCGAGAAATTCACTGATGCGGCAATCATCGACAAAATCAAGGCGTGCGAGAACCCCTACCTGTGCGCAGCCCTCGGCCAAACCCGCAACTACCCCCTACGCGCAGACTGGGAGCAGGTGAAAGTCGCCACCATGGAACGCGCGATCCGGGCACGCTTCAAGCAGCACCCTGAGATGGCCGAACGCCTGAAGAGCAGCACTGGTCGGCTCTACGACCATATGGCTGCCGACGACTTCTGGGGCATCGGTGCTGATGGCCGAGGCGAAAACACCACCGGTAGCATCTTGATGCGGATTCGTGACGAGCTGAACCAGGGCTGA
- a CDS encoding lipid A deacylase LpxR family protein produces the protein MKKLYAAFVFLCLAVTANAQDSLIKNGKAASSDTLTLKWENDVFAGTDKWYTNGMQVAWTLADVRTWDTPLSSEDWAQDRFSSKLPSWAQFLVSTLPFSEDYENNLYRVSFNIGQNMYAPENIDIATPQPTQRPWAGWLYLAPSFIVQGENRMDVFELSFGVVGSYSGAEAAQKFIHKDILGGHEPMGWSNQLANEFAFNLSWQRYWRFVLTEETKRTFGADFVGNAGFTAGNVYVYGNAGFMLRAGYNIPHDYGTSLIRSAGTYANPVDDGDPRLSDGMDLSIYGFVGTQQYIMGRNIFLQGNTFANSASIGMKNWVGDFNGGVGMSLGPVLTTFTMNWRSNEFDGESGGQWFGAVDISVLF, from the coding sequence ATGAAAAAACTGTATGCTGCTTTTGTATTCCTGTGCCTGGCCGTAACTGCCAATGCTCAGGATAGCTTGATAAAGAACGGCAAGGCTGCCTCAAGTGACACCCTCACCCTTAAGTGGGAGAATGACGTCTTTGCCGGGACCGATAAATGGTACACCAACGGCATGCAGGTCGCTTGGACGCTGGCTGACGTGCGTACGTGGGATACGCCCCTGAGCAGCGAAGACTGGGCGCAGGACCGCTTCTCCTCCAAGCTCCCCAGCTGGGCACAGTTCCTGGTCAGCACCCTTCCCTTTTCCGAGGATTACGAAAATAATCTGTACCGGGTGAGCTTCAACATCGGGCAAAACATGTACGCGCCCGAGAATATCGACATCGCCACCCCGCAGCCGACGCAGCGCCCATGGGCGGGCTGGCTCTACCTGGCCCCGTCCTTTATCGTACAGGGCGAGAACCGCATGGACGTGTTCGAGCTTTCCTTCGGCGTGGTGGGTTCTTACTCCGGCGCCGAGGCTGCCCAGAAGTTCATCCACAAGGACATCCTTGGCGGACATGAGCCGATGGGCTGGAGCAACCAGCTCGCCAACGAATTTGCCTTCAATCTGTCCTGGCAGCGCTACTGGCGCTTTGTGCTGACAGAGGAAACCAAGCGGACCTTTGGCGCGGACTTCGTCGGTAATGCCGGGTTCACCGCCGGTAACGTGTACGTCTACGGTAACGCTGGCTTTATGCTGCGCGCCGGCTACAACATCCCCCACGACTACGGCACCTCGCTGATCCGCTCCGCTGGCACCTACGCCAACCCGGTGGACGACGGCGACCCCCGTCTGAGTGACGGGATGGACCTGAGTATTTATGGCTTCGTCGGCACCCAGCAGTACATCATGGGCCGCAACATTTTCCTCCAGGGCAACACCTTCGCAAACAGTGCCAGCATCGGCATGAAGAACTGGGTGGGCGACTTTAACGGTGGCGTCGGCATGAGCCTCGGCCCCGTCCTAACCACCTTTACCATGAACTGGCGCTCCAACGAATTTGACGGTGAGAGCGGCGGCCAGTGGTTCGGTGCTGTCGACATCAGCGTCCTGTTCTAA
- a CDS encoding low molecular weight protein arginine phosphatase has translation MADRNHVTVVCTANICRSPMGEKLLAHALQAEAAPLNAIVVDSAGVSAFSGEPASVNSVRALKKVGLDASSHQSQGMTQSIIDRSLAIFCMTESHRSLIDMQFQRTTPHIYLFRELMGGGAAVEIPDPFGSSLPAYEAARDSMVEAVPSIVAFLKEHYDELKNPTPA, from the coding sequence ATGGCTGACCGAAACCACGTGACCGTCGTCTGCACGGCGAATATCTGCCGCAGCCCCATGGGCGAGAAGCTTCTCGCGCACGCCCTTCAGGCCGAAGCAGCTCCTCTCAACGCTATCGTGGTAGATTCTGCCGGGGTTTCCGCCTTTTCGGGGGAACCGGCCTCGGTCAACTCCGTGCGTGCTCTGAAAAAAGTCGGCCTGGATGCTTCCTCTCACCAAAGCCAGGGCATGACTCAGTCCATTATCGATCGCTCACTGGCCATCTTTTGCATGACCGAATCCCACCGCTCCCTGATCGATATGCAGTTCCAAAGGACCACCCCCCACATCTACCTGTTTCGGGAGCTGATGGGCGGCGGCGCCGCGGTGGAAATCCCCGACCCTTTCGGCAGCAGCTTGCCCGCCTATGAGGCAGCCCGGGACAGCATGGTTGAGGCCGTGCCGTCTATCGTGGCCTTTCTCAAAGAGCATTACGACGAGCTGAAAAACCCGACTCCAGCTTAA
- a CDS encoding Mur ligase family protein gives MKIYFMGICGTAMGNVAVLMKRQGHDVSGSDTGIYPPMSDLLAGAEIDVMEGFDPQRLEELAPDTVVIGNAMSRGNPEVEWLLETRKFPFVSLPELVSREILSARRNIVISGTHGKTTTTSLAAYLLEKNAARPGWMIGGVPRDLPSGCELGEAGGPFAIEGDEYDSAFFDKRSKFIHYQPRVLVMNNLEFDHGDIFRDLEDIVRSFRHLTRLVPQGGAILYNADEPTLSSLMPVPWTRCISVGVGENADCRIADFEESPEGSRFTLCWPGGARTEIAWSLPGLFNARNAAMAAVSAGLILDPLKPESIDLSALKDFQGVKRRQEVRLDRPGLTVLEDFGHHPTAIAQTLVSLRARYPEWRLTACFEPRSNTACTSRFQQAFTDALAGADEVFLAPVHRADRYAEEDRLDTVRMARALATGGIAAHACDSFDALLDSLTAATVNETAQPRCVVIFSNGAFGGKLPLYLAQV, from the coding sequence TTGAAAATCTACTTCATGGGAATCTGTGGCACCGCGATGGGTAACGTCGCGGTCCTGATGAAACGCCAGGGGCACGACGTGAGCGGCTCCGACACCGGCATCTATCCGCCGATGTCCGACCTGCTGGCCGGGGCGGAAATCGACGTGATGGAGGGCTTCGACCCGCAGCGGCTGGAGGAACTGGCCCCGGATACCGTTGTGATCGGTAACGCCATGAGCCGCGGCAACCCCGAGGTCGAGTGGCTGCTGGAGACGCGGAAGTTTCCCTTTGTCTCGCTGCCCGAGCTGGTTAGCCGCGAGATTCTCTCGGCGCGCCGGAACATCGTTATCTCCGGTACGCACGGCAAGACCACCACCACGAGCCTCGCTGCCTATTTACTGGAGAAGAACGCCGCCCGGCCCGGCTGGATGATCGGCGGAGTGCCGCGCGATTTGCCCAGCGGCTGCGAGCTGGGCGAGGCAGGCGGCCCCTTTGCTATTGAGGGCGACGAGTACGACTCAGCCTTTTTCGACAAACGCAGCAAGTTCATCCACTACCAGCCGCGTGTGCTCGTGATGAATAACCTTGAGTTCGACCACGGGGACATCTTCCGCGATCTGGAGGACATCGTGCGCAGCTTCCGGCACCTCACGCGCCTCGTGCCGCAGGGTGGGGCCATCCTCTACAACGCCGATGAGCCCACGCTGAGCAGTCTCATGCCCGTGCCGTGGACGCGCTGTATCTCGGTCGGGGTAGGGGAAAACGCCGACTGCCGGATCGCCGACTTTGAGGAGAGCCCGGAAGGCTCACGCTTCACCCTGTGCTGGCCCGGCGGGGCACGCACAGAGATCGCCTGGAGCCTGCCCGGTCTCTTTAATGCCCGCAACGCGGCCATGGCAGCCGTGTCCGCGGGGCTTATACTCGATCCGCTCAAGCCCGAGTCGATCGACCTTTCCGCGCTCAAGGATTTTCAGGGCGTTAAGCGGCGGCAAGAGGTGCGCCTCGACCGACCCGGCCTGACCGTGCTGGAAGACTTTGGACACCACCCGACGGCGATTGCGCAGACGCTTGTTTCCCTGCGGGCACGCTACCCGGAGTGGCGGCTGACCGCCTGCTTCGAGCCGCGCAGCAACACCGCCTGCACCTCACGCTTTCAGCAAGCCTTTACCGACGCTCTTGCCGGGGCCGACGAGGTGTTTCTCGCGCCCGTCCACCGGGCTGATCGCTATGCCGAGGAGGACCGGCTCGACACCGTCCGCATGGCTCGCGCGCTGGCCACCGGCGGCATCGCCGCCCATGCCTGTGATTCCTTTGACGCGCTGCTGGATTCACTCACCGCTGCCACCGTCAACGAAACCGCTCAGCCGCGCTGCGTGGTCATTTTCTCCAACGGTGCCTTTGGCGGTAAACTCCCGCTCTACCTGGCGCAGGTGTGA